The DNA window TGACATAGAGGCCAAGCATCAAAATGCCAAGCGCTGCAAGCACAGATCCGAGCGCAATCACAGACCATGCAGGAAGGCGATTGTTGGGTAGAGGCCGCTTCATCGTCCGCGACATCAGTTGGTCAATATCGCGATCCATAAAGTTGTTCATCGCGCATCCACCCATGACAACGAGACTGCTGCCCGCCAAGGTTAGCATCGCGGTTGAAAAGACTGGATGGCGCATCGCGCCGAGCCAAATGCCGACAAACGTCATCATGGCGTTTGACATCGTGATTCCCGGTTTTGTCACATTGATCAGATCGCGCACGACGCGCTGATACGCTCTCTTGGGATCGATCTCGGCCAGCGCCTGTGCGGCCGCATTCGTTTCTGAAGAGATCACCGCCTGATCACTCATCGGTCTTACACCCCTTTGACCACAACGTTTTTCTATTTTTATAAAAGGAAAAACTCAAGAGTGCGCTGCCACGAGCGCCTTTTCTCTCTTTTCCCGAACCTTTACGCGCACCGCCGCAAGATCGAGAAGGACGAGCGACAAAAAGTAGGCGGCAAGCGTCACCATGGCCGTCGCACCTGCAAAGTGCAGCGTGTCGGACATGACAGACAACTTTGTTTGCAGCGTGATGATGCCAAGCACAATCTGATAGAACAAAAGTCCGACCAATGCAATTGACAGCCCGCGATACTTTCCTTGTTTTGCCGACACGATGACAACCCACGCGACTGCCCCCGTCACGAGCGCAGTAAATGCCATGTGCAAGATGAGCAACAGAATCGACACGGTAAGATTTGGCATGTAGTGCTGGTCATGACTCAAAAGGTAGGCATTTTGCCCATACAGAGCCTCACTGTAGCCGCCGTGGCGAAAAAAGCCGCCAATCAACGCCTGAACAAATATCGTTGCAGTCGCCCACAGTATGGGCTTGCGAAACGGCTTTGCATCGCTTGCCCGCGTCGCCAAATCCTGTTCGAGATCTGGTGTTCTGAGCTGTCGGTGTTCACGCCACCCAACCGCCGTCATCGCGGCGAGAACGCCTAACAGAACCATGCTGTTTCCGACATCAATCGTCGTAAACGCACCAGGCAAAACGAGGACGACAATCAGCGCGCCAAGCACCACCTGCGTCGCCAAGAAGAAGAAAGATAAGATCGAGAGTCGACGGACAAGGCGGTCGCCGCGGTGAACCCACCACATGCGTATGGCATTGACAGGTATGAGCAAACTGGCGAGAAACGCGACCAATCTGTGAATGTACTCAACGAGTACCAAACCGTGCAGCGGCGGAATGAGCGTGCCGTCGCACAAGGGCCATTTCGGTCAGACAAAGCCTGCATTCAGACCGACGACCAACGCCCCGAGCACTGACAATAAAAAAAGAAAAACGGTTGTCGCCAGCGGCAACTTATATCCCAAGGGAGAACCCCTCCTTACATGCATACAAAAAGACCATTATGCATGTCATCATGGCCTGTGCTGCACATTCTACTATGAATCAATCACCACAGAAAGCAGAAACATCCACCTGCAGGCCCACATCACGTTCATCGTCAAGTTTCTTCCGTCCCGTGAGGATGCATCCATTCCGTAAGCGTTTTTCTCCTCCTCCGCCAGACCAAAAATTGCGCCCAAGCGCATCGTCACAATGAAAGATTCATAATATCAACCTAACTATAGCACACCCCTATCCGTATCGGTCAAGGAGCCAATCGCCGCAGCGCGTCAACTTCTTCGTCACAGGTAGGTTCAATCACGTCAACCAGCGTGCGATCAAGCTCAAGCCTCTGCTTGATGTGCGCGATCAAACGCTCTGTCGAAGAAGCCGGTTCATATCCAAAAGACAGCAGTTCCCCCACCGCCTCATCCAAAATATCCGGAACCCAAACCTCACTTCCGGAGGCTGCATGCTCATAAAACGATCGAATGAGTGCCGCACGGGCCACAGCCGTAGGAGTCACGTTGAGTGCGGCGCTGACCTGCACGACACCGCGCAAACGCCGCTGTGCAAGTCCCGCGACCTTTACGCCACCGATGTGCAGGTCATAGCGGCCCGGGCAATAGGCGTGTGGAACTTCTCCCACTTCTATGGCGAGCGGAGAGAAAAAATTACAAAGCAGTTCTGCCATGGCGCGAAATGCTTCGTCAATCGAAAGATCCCCTGGGATCATATACGTCAGATTGAGCACGCCAAGATCAAGCGGCACGGCCAATCCGCCAAACGGACGCACAACCGTCTCATAGCCAATCGCGCGCAAAACGTCGATCCCCCTTTGCAAAAAAGGCAGCGCGCGCTCCCGGCTGCCAAGCAGCACCGTGGCAGGGCGCTGCCAGATGTGAAAAAGAGGCATTTGCACGCGACTCACAACGCGCGCCAACGCCTCTTGTCGAATCAGTTCTGTCAATCCGTGAGAACCTTTCTCATGGTGCGTGACGTGAAACATCAGCGTGCGCGACGAAACCGCAGAAACCATTTTTTCTTTTCGCGCAGCTTTTTCTCTCTCGCTCATCAAATCGACTCGCTTTCACAGGCGGATCTCCCGCTCAAGCGCCTTGGCGTCATGCGCCTCAAGTGCGATCTGCCCTGTGTTGATACGCATGATTTCATCCGAATTCGGGTGAAGCTGCGACACAAAGTCTCGCGGGTGATCGGCAAACGAGAGCACATTAGACACGCTCAATCGGCGCGCGCCCGAGCGGATTTGTCCGAGGGTAGTACCTATCATCCCATTTTTAGAAACCTCTTGCACATCTGAGAAATGACCCGGCCAAATCAGCATATCGTCGGGATACGCCTGAAGCTCGCGCAAAATCGTGTTGGTCGTTTTTTCCGCCCACTCTTGCGCAACGCCGGGCAGATCAGGAATTCCCACTTCACCGACGACCAACGCATCCCCCGTAAAAATTCCGAAGCGATCAAGGACCAGCAGCGAGTGTCCCGGCGCGTTTCCTTCCGTGTCAAGTGTAATCACCCGCGCGTCAAGCGCGCCAAACCGCAGGGTTCCTCGCTTGAGCCGCGTGACAGGAAGAGCCGTTTGGTGAACCTCGCGATGAGCCATCAGATAGGCGGCTCGCGTCACCCCAAGCAGGGCCTGCGCACCCGAGATGTGATCGGTGTGAACGTGCGTGTCGATGACCGTCTCGATTTTACTGTTCTCGCGCTCGGCAAAAGCGAGATACGGTTCAATAAAGCGAATCGGGTCAATCACCGCCACCTGGTGCGCCGACACAAACGCGTAAGAGAGACACCCTGTTGCCAACCGATGAAACTGAACGAGTTTGACCTGCGCGTTTACCAGCAGTGTCGATTCCACGACAAACTCATCCCACGCTGTATAGCCGTCCAAAAGGGTGCTCACTTCATAGCCCTTTTCCACAAGTCGATCCGCAACGTTTTGCGCGGCAGAATCGTGCAGCGTCAAAAAGATCACACAAGTGCGGGCAGGCAAGAGCTGATCATTGACCTCATCGGCCTGAAAGTCGTAATACGGCACATCAACGGCGGCCAGCGATCTTCCTTTAATCATCCAGTTTTGGTACACATTGCGCGAACGCACATCAAGCACGCTGAATGTCTCCCCGCGCGTCATCCGTTCTGCCATGTCGCGCAGCGTTATTGTCGTAATCGCCATAGGTGAACCTCCCATCGGTCATGCGGCACGATATTGCTCATACTACTATGCGCCAGACCCTCACCCATCATGCGACACGCCCGCCACGCGCAAAGATTTAGATCTGCGATCAAAGACCCGCGAACGCTTGGCGGAAGTCCTCGATCAGATCCCCTGCATCCTCCAGTCCCACGGACAAGCGCAAAAGGCCCGCGGTAATTCCCCGCTTTTGGCGCTCTAGCTCTGGCATCGCGGCGTGCGACATGCGGATCGGATAAGAGAGAATGCTCTCTACCGCGCCAAGACTCACGGCAAAAAGCGGCAATTTCAGGCGTGTGACAAACGCGCGCACCGTCTCTTCATCGCGCAGCGCAAAAGAGAGCAGCGCCCCTGGCCCCGTCGCTTGCCGGGCGTGAATCGCGTGTCCCTCGTGCTCTTTTAACCCTGGGTAATAGACGGTGTGCACCTGCGGCTGTTCCTTCAAAAACGCGGCCATCTGGATCGCCGTCGCCTCGCTCTGCCGCATGCGCACGCCAAGTGTCTTGATCCCGCGCATGACGAGAAAACAGTCTTGCGGCCCGAGGATCGCGCCAAACCCGTTTTGGATCAGGTACATCTCCTTTGCGAGCGCGTCCGAATTCACCGTCGCCACACCTGCGACCACATCCGAGTGGCCGCCGAGAAATTTCGTCGCAGAGTGCAAAACAATGTCTGCGCCCAGTTCGTGCGGTTTTTGGAAATACGGTGTCATAAAGGTGTTATCGACCATCGTCAAAGCGCCGGCGTCTTTGGCAATCGACGCGCAGGCCCTTATGTCAATGATTCGCATGGTCGGGTTCGAAGGTGTTTCAAGATACACCGCATGGGTGTTTGGCCGAAGCGCGCGTGCGATGTTTTGCGGATCCGTCGCATCGACAAACGTCGTCTCGATGCCAAGGCGCGAAAACACGCGTGTCAATGCGCGAAACGTGCCGCCGTAGAGATCTTCGCACGCGATGACGTGACTGCCCGCTGGAAGAATCAAAAGCGCGGCCGTGATCGCAGCCATTCCCGACGAAAAGGCAAAACCGCGCACACCTCCTTCAAGCGTCGCGATGATGCTCTCAAGCGCCGCGCGCGTCGGGTTGCCCGAGCGCGCATAGTCGTAGAGAACCTCATCGTCAAACCCCTGATGAAACGTGGACGCCTGATAAATGGGTACACTTGACGCGCCATACAGTGGGTCGATCTCGTTTCCTGTGTGCAAAAACTGCGTGTCCGGTTTCATTTTCATCACGCGCGCACCGCCTTGCCTGCCGCCTCAAGCGCCCGCGCGAGGTCGGTCTTCAAGTCATCCGCATGCTCGATGCCGACGGAAAAACGCAGCAAGCGATTGGTGATGCCAAGGGCGCTGCGGATCGCTTCAGGGATGTCTGCGTGCGTCTGCCGGGCCGGGAACGTGAGCAGCGACTCCACGCCGCCGAGACTCTCGGCAAACGCGATCAACTGCAAATGTTCGAGAAAGGGCGCCACCATCCGCTCGTCGATCACATCAAAGGAGACCATCCCGCCGTACCCGGACGCTTGCCGCTCCTGCACGGCTTTGCCTGAATGTGACGCAAGCCCCGGGTAGTAGACGCGCTCAACCAGCGGATGCGCCTCCAAAAAGCGGGCGAGTTCTCGCGCGTTTTCCTCGTGCCGCTGCATGCGAAGGCCAAGCGTCTTCATTCCGCGCATGAGCAGATACGAATCGTCAGGCCCTAAGACGGCGCCGATCGTGTTCTGATAAAAGTAGAGGCGATCCGCCAGTTCTTTTGTGCGCGCGACGACGAGCCCCGCCAACAGGTCATTGTGACCGCCGAGGTATTTTGATGCGGAGTGAAGCACGATGTCCGCGCCAAGTGTCAGCGGCTTTTGCACGTACGGCGTCATAAACGTGTTGTCGACAATCGTCATCATGCCATGTTCGTTCGCGTATGCGATGCACGCTGCGAGATCGGTAATTTTCATGGTCGGATTGGTAGGCGTCTCGATAAAAAGAGCTTTGGTCTGTGGCGTCGTCGCCTGTTCTAAGGCCCCTTCTTTCGCAAAATCGATATAGCTGACCGCGACGCCATAGCGCGCGAGCACCTGCTCAAACAGCCGATACGTCCCGCCGTACAAGTCGTTTGACGCAATCACGTGATCGCCCGGTCCAAACAGGTTCATCACGCAGGAAATCGCGGCCATCCCTGACGAAAACGCGAATCCGCGCGCGCCTTCTTCAAGCAGCGCGATTCCATCCTCAAGCGCCTGCCGTGTCGGGTTCGCCGTGCGCGCATAGTCAAACCCTGTACTCTCGCCAAGGCGTGGATGGGCGTAGGTCGTTGAGCGGTGAACGGCCGAAACGATCGCTCCTGTGGAGGCGTCGCGACGGGCGCCGAGTTGTGCGAGATTTGTCTCGGTGCGATACATAAGGTTGCCCCCTTTTAAAGTGAGAATGAAGCGATCAACAAGGTGATCCAGCCTGCCAGAAAAAACAGGCCGCCAAACGGCGTGATTGCGCCAAGCTTGCGCACTCCGGTGACGGCAAGCAGATACAGGCTCCCGGAAAAAAGAAGGATTCCGACTGCAAAGAGGACACCCGATGTGCCCAACAGCGACGGCGTGCCTGGGGCTTTGTGCGCAAATGCGATCACCCCGACGCCAAGAATCGCCAGCCCATGAATCAAATGATACTGGATCCCCGTCTGATAGACCGCGAGCTGTGAGGGCTCAAGCCGCGCGCGCAGCGCGTGCGCCCCAAATGCCCCGAGTGCGACGGCCAAAAAGAGAAACAGCGCCCCGAGTCCGACAAAGTTCAAGTGTATCCCTCCTCGTTTTCGGTACGGCGCGACGCGAGATGCTCATTTGCGCCATGTCGCATCACGCGAGATCAGGCGCGACGCGATGCATCGTACCCTGTTCGTACGCATACGCCATGCGGATCAACTGCGCTTCCGTGAACGCGGTCGACGTAAAGGTCACGCCAAAAGGGCAGCCGTTTTCAAGTTTTCCTCCCGGCACCGTGACGGAAGGGTAACCCGCCTTTGCTGCGATTGCCGCGCCATAGTTTGCAGGAAATAAAAGCGCATCGAGTGAATGTTCGCGCAGCGCGCGATCGATCCCCTCTTCTCGCGCATAGCGCAAATCGCGTAGGCGGGCGTTCAGATAGGCCGGATCTGTCAGACTCCCGGACGTCTCTTCACTGGCGAGCAGGATCGCCTGCCCGTAGCGCAGCATGCGCTCTTTGTCAGCGTCGTTAAATTCGATCAATTCCTTGAGGCTGTGCACTGGAAGGCGCGCGTCCACCTTGCGCAGGTAGCTGTTGAGTGCAGACTTAAACTCGTACAGCAGCACCTCGTATCCGTTCTCGCGCTTTGCGCTAAGTTCAATAGGATCGACAATCACCGCGCCAAGCCGACGCAGGTCATCCATGGCCTGCTCCATGACGGCCAATTGATCTGCGCCCAAATGCTCGTAATATCCAGAGCGCGGCACGCCAAGACGCACCCCTTCAAGTCCGCGTTCCAAAAGACACGAACGATAATCGGGCACCGCGCCCGCCGCACCTGTCGCCGGGTCGCGCAGATCACACCCTGCGATTGCTTGCAAGAGCAGTGCAGCGTCTGCCACCGTCTTTGCCATGGAGCCTGCCGTATCCTGACTGTGCGATATGGGAATGATGCCGTAGCGACTCACGAGCCCTACGGTTGGTTTGATCCCGACGAGCATATTTTCCGAGGAAGGGCTCAAGATCGAGCCTGACGTCTCTGTGCCTATCGCTGCCACCGCAAAGCCTGCCGCAATCGCCGCGCCAGAACCGGAACTCGAACCGCCGACGTCAAACTCGCCCGGACCGTACGGATTTTTTACCTGTCCACCACGCGAGCTGTAACCGCTTGGCATCCCTTCTGCCATAAAGTTCGCCCACTCAGTCATTTTTGTTTTGCCAAGCAGGACAGCGCCTGCCGCGCGCAGGCGGCGCGCGACCTCAGCGTCTTCTGCCGCGTATGACTCCGACAGCGCAAGGGAGCCTGCACTTGTATGCATGTGATCCGCCGTATCCAGGTTGTCTTTTATGAGAATCGGAATGCCGTGAAGCGGGCCGCGCACCCCTGTCCGCTGACGTTCGCCGTCAAGTGCCGCCGCGATCGCAAATGCGTCTGGGTTCCACTCCGCCACAGCGTTTACGCCAATGCCCTCTTGATCATGCTCTGCCACCCGCTTTGCGAATGCGGCGACGAGTTCAAACGATGTGAGACGCTTTTGCTGCATCTCGTGTTGCAGCGATTCAATCGACATAGACGTTATATCCATCAAGACTGTACACCTGCTTTCATATTAAAACGATCTATGAAAAAGTTGCTTGACCGTATATGATGTCCACTATATCGACTTTGCGATCGAACTTCCACTGTGCCGTCATTTCAACTTGGTAAAGGAGTGGAACCCGTGATCATCAGCGAACGGCGCACGGCGGCAGTCATTCTCGCGGCGGGAAAGGCCACGCGCATGGGCGCGCCTAAGTTGCTCTTGCGCGACGATGCCGGAGAGCCGCTATTCTCTTATGCCTTTCACGCGGCGTGGCGCGGGGGGTGCCGCCCTGTCATCGCGGTGATCAGCGAGAACAGCGCCCCACTTATGGATGATCCCGCTTTTTCCCGCGCGCGCTTTGTGCGAAACTGGCGCGCCACAGAAGGGTTAGCCACAAGCCTGCGGGCAGGTGTGGAGGCAGTGCCAAGCGACGTGA is part of the Ferroacidibacillus organovorans genome and encodes:
- a CDS encoding COX15/CtaA family protein, with translation MCDGTLIPPLHGLVLVEYIHRLVAFLASLLIPVNAIRMWWVHRGDRLVRRLSILSFFFLATQVVLGALIVVLVLPGAFTTIDVGNSMVLLGVLAAMTAVGWREHRQLRTPDLEQDLATRASDAKPFRKPILWATATIFVQALIGGFFRHGGYSEALYGQNAYLLSHDQHYMPNLTVSILLLILHMAFTALVTGAVAWVVIVSAKQGKYRGLSIALVGLLFYQIVLGIITLQTKLSVMSDTLHFAGATAMVTLAAYFLSLVLLDLAAVRVKVREKREKALVAAHS
- a CDS encoding lipoyl protein ligase domain-containing protein; translated protein: MSEREKAARKEKMVSAVSSRTLMFHVTHHEKGSHGLTELIRQEALARVVSRVQMPLFHIWQRPATVLLGSRERALPFLQRGIDVLRAIGYETVVRPFGGLAVPLDLGVLNLTYMIPGDLSIDEAFRAMAELLCNFFSPLAIEVGEVPHAYCPGRYDLHIGGVKVAGLAQRRLRGVVQVSAALNVTPTAVARAALIRSFYEHAASGSEVWVPDILDEAVGELLSFGYEPASSTERLIAHIKQRLELDRTLVDVIEPTCDEEVDALRRLAP
- a CDS encoding MBL fold metallo-hydrolase, which codes for MAITTITLRDMAERMTRGETFSVLDVRSRNVYQNWMIKGRSLAAVDVPYYDFQADEVNDQLLPARTCVIFLTLHDSAAQNVADRLVEKGYEVSTLLDGYTAWDEFVVESTLLVNAQVKLVQFHRLATGCLSYAFVSAHQVAVIDPIRFIEPYLAFAERENSKIETVIDTHVHTDHISGAQALLGVTRAAYLMAHREVHQTALPVTRLKRGTLRFGALDARVITLDTEGNAPGHSLLVLDRFGIFTGDALVVGEVGIPDLPGVAQEWAEKTTNTILRELQAYPDDMLIWPGHFSDVQEVSKNGMIGTTLGQIRSGARRLSVSNVLSFADHPRDFVSQLHPNSDEIMRINTGQIALEAHDAKALEREIRL
- a CDS encoding trans-sulfuration enzyme family protein, which encodes MKPDTQFLHTGNEIDPLYGASSVPIYQASTFHQGFDDEVLYDYARSGNPTRAALESIIATLEGGVRGFAFSSGMAAITAALLILPAGSHVIACEDLYGGTFRALTRVFSRLGIETTFVDATDPQNIARALRPNTHAVYLETPSNPTMRIIDIRACASIAKDAGALTMVDNTFMTPYFQKPHELGADIVLHSATKFLGGHSDVVAGVATVNSDALAKEMYLIQNGFGAILGPQDCFLVMRGIKTLGVRMRQSEATAIQMAAFLKEQPQVHTVYYPGLKEHEGHAIHARQATGPGALLSFALRDEETVRAFVTRLKLPLFAVSLGAVESILSYPIRMSHAAMPELERQKRGITAGLLRLSVGLEDAGDLIEDFRQAFAGL
- a CDS encoding aminotransferase class I/II-fold pyridoxal phosphate-dependent enzyme, which produces MYRTETNLAQLGARRDASTGAIVSAVHRSTTYAHPRLGESTGFDYARTANPTRQALEDGIALLEEGARGFAFSSGMAAISCVMNLFGPGDHVIASNDLYGGTYRLFEQVLARYGVAVSYIDFAKEGALEQATTPQTKALFIETPTNPTMKITDLAACIAYANEHGMMTIVDNTFMTPYVQKPLTLGADIVLHSASKYLGGHNDLLAGLVVARTKELADRLYFYQNTIGAVLGPDDSYLLMRGMKTLGLRMQRHEENARELARFLEAHPLVERVYYPGLASHSGKAVQERQASGYGGMVSFDVIDERMVAPFLEHLQLIAFAESLGGVESLLTFPARQTHADIPEAIRSALGITNRLLRFSVGIEHADDLKTDLARALEAAGKAVRA
- a CDS encoding DUF423 domain-containing protein; its protein translation is MNFVGLGALFLFLAVALGAFGAHALRARLEPSQLAVYQTGIQYHLIHGLAILGVGVIAFAHKAPGTPSLLGTSGVLFAVGILLFSGSLYLLAVTGVRKLGAITPFGGLFFLAGWITLLIASFSL
- a CDS encoding amidase family protein, translated to MSIESLQHEMQQKRLTSFELVAAFAKRVAEHDQEGIGVNAVAEWNPDAFAIAAALDGERQRTGVRGPLHGIPILIKDNLDTADHMHTSAGSLALSESYAAEDAEVARRLRAAGAVLLGKTKMTEWANFMAEGMPSGYSSRGGQVKNPYGPGEFDVGGSSSGSGAAIAAGFAVAAIGTETSGSILSPSSENMLVGIKPTVGLVSRYGIIPISHSQDTAGSMAKTVADAALLLQAIAGCDLRDPATGAAGAVPDYRSCLLERGLEGVRLGVPRSGYYEHLGADQLAVMEQAMDDLRRLGAVIVDPIELSAKRENGYEVLLYEFKSALNSYLRKVDARLPVHSLKELIEFNDADKERMLRYGQAILLASEETSGSLTDPAYLNARLRDLRYAREEGIDRALREHSLDALLFPANYGAAIAAKAGYPSVTVPGGKLENGCPFGVTFTSTAFTEAQLIRMAYAYEQGTMHRVAPDLA
- a CDS encoding nucleotidyltransferase family protein, which produces MIISERRTAAVILAAGKATRMGAPKLLLRDDAGEPLFSYAFHAAWRGGCRPVIAVISENSAPLMDDPAFSRARFVRNWRATEGLATSLRAGVEAVPSDVSSVMILLADQPFVTSELIAQLRSAHADHAECAVIRPVFAGVPGHPVLFSSALMKELRACQGDAGARHLLRRYEKKNADHSRPGRHPAA